The DNA segment CAAGCAGCCACCCCCTCACTCCACAAGAGACCGTGTTTCAGCTTCACTCCCAGTGTCCTGAGCAGAGTCCCAGTCAGGGACGTATTGAGACTGCCTGAATGTGCTCAGGCAGGCCCTTGGCCTCTGTGGGTCTGTTTCCCCATTTGTGAGACGAGGGGCTGGGTGGCATGATTCCTAAGGAGCATTGCCCACTCCAGGCTCAAAACCACAGTCGCCTTTCCTCCTGGCAAACTTGGGAGGGTGACAGGATGATGTACctctttaacagatgaggaagcagACCTAGAGAAGGGAAGGGATTTGCTGTGGTCACTCGGCTTCAGTGGCGGCATGAGCCCAGTCCTTCCCTCTCCACCCATAGGGCCACCTGAGCTCTATGGGctccagggcaggtggggagagcagAGCCTCACAGGACAATGATGAAGGGGAAAGTGAAGCAAGCCAGGGTCACAGGCCCTGAGGGCCAAGGCAGCTAGGAAACCCTTTTTGCTCCCCAGGTCTCAGCCCCACTTGCCTCCTCTAAGAAGTCTTCTGAGATCTCTTGCTTCTCTGAGTCATGTTATCCCTTCCTGTCCACACTGCCTGTTGTCACCTAATCCTCTCACAACCCTTCCCCCAGGATGCTCTGGTGTCCTGGCTAGATTGTGGCTTCAGTGAGGGTGGGGATGGAATCAGAGGTGCTTATGACAAGGCAAAGAGGAGGGAAGTGCTTCTGGGCACCCAATGGGAAGCTCTGGACAACAGCCACCCCTGGTGACCTAGGATAAGGTCCCAAAGTGGTCTGGGGTGCCTACCAAGGCTCCACAGTTCAAGTCCCTTGGCTGCCCTTTGGGAGTTGTAGAACAATCACCCAGCCTATGCTCTGGGAGCTCCTGACACACAGGGAAATGCTAAGCCAGTGAGGCAGTCCATGTGACAGTCACCTTTTATTGGGTGTTAATTCTCAGGATATGAAAGGATTCAAGGGTGCCAGGCAAAGGTCGTGGTTAGGAATGCAGAATGTATCCTCTTCAGTGGTACTTCCGTAGCCGCTCATGTTCTAAAGGTAGAAAGGTGAAACAGTTAACTTTTTCAATAGGCATAGTGAAAGCACAAGATAATAGGGAGGGCAGTGGGCTAAAAAATCCCAGGAAACCATCCTGAGAATTTTTTTCAGATGACACAGAACCTGCTTACCAGCTACTCAGTGTAACAGCGGACGTGGGGGCATGACGGCACCTCAGGAGCTGACCTATGTAGACAGTCTCTTCCTTCCCAGAACACACACTCAGAAAAAACAGTCCCCAGTAACCCATCCTTCAGAGCCAGCATCACCACGAGTGCCACAGACTGGCAGGGGGCTTGGTGCTGTCATAAACCACCCAAGAAACAGCAGCCACTGTTGACACATCCCGGCATCTCCTGCCAGACCAGCTCCTCTCAGGTCTCAGAATCAGGACTAGCTATGCTTTCCAGAGCACCGCACAGATAGCAGGCCACCCACGTGTTTCCTTCTGCACTGGCTGGCTGGCTAAGGAGATGAAGCCAAATTTCCCACCATGCCGTGACAGAGCCTGCAGCACCTGGCAGAATGCTTCCTACCTTTACCCACCTTCATCTTATTTCCCttcctttattttccctttgcaCAATTTTCTCACTGAAAATAATCCTTATCCTGGTAAGtcccttcaattctttgctgcTTGTGAACAAGTACTGCCTTCCTGGGAGACTGAAGGCAAACCAATCCCCAAGACACTCACTGAGCTCCTTGTAACAGCGGCAGTAGTTGAAAAGCACATACGCTGCCAGCACCATGGAGATCCCAGCAACGCTGCCTTTCTTCACGTCGACATACTTGTTGTAATACCGGTAGTAGCCTGCAAACAGGAGAGGAGGTCATGGCCCTGCTTTGCTGTGAGTGTGTCACACAGTGCAGTCCAATCTGGCCTGAATGTGGGGACCCAGTCCTGCACTGGCTCTTCAGGCTGCTCACCCTCCCTCAGCTGGGTGATAAAACAGCACAAATGCCCCATGGGGTCTTGGCTCTATCTTGATCCTACCCCTACCCTTTGGCCTTGATCATGTAGACTTGGCCCAGCCCATCTGCCTTTGAACCCTACCTCACCCTCATCTCCAGTCCTGCGGGTTCCCTTACCCTAATTGTGATCAAAATTCAGTAATTTTTCTTGGTTGACCTAATCCAACACCCTGAAAGGCCACCTGGCTGTGGCCAGCTGGGTTACCCTGGCCCTTGGGGAAGAGGAAGGCTTCATGCATTCACCTCTTCACTGGGTGCCCTGCCAGTAAGGAAACAGTCGCTGCCCTCTGGACTCACAGCCTATCCCATAAAACAAAATGCAATGACCACAGGTGGCCTGTGGAGCAGGGTGGGGAAGTGCAAGCATGAACGGCCACACTCACCCTCTGCTGAGGGGTCAGGGACTGTTGTAGCTAAGCATGGGGAAAAGGCCACGTACTCTAGAGCAATCTAATGTGAGGGCAAAGCCGAGGAAAGGCCTCAGGGCAGGAAGAAACGTGGCAAACGAAAAGAGCCACAGTGTGaccagaataagaaaaaagacaGGAGGGGAGACCTTGGAGGAGGCTGGGGGCCACACAGGCCCCAGTGGGATGATGTGGGTTCCACAGGATAGTCGTGCACTCTAAAACGCACGGACCTGAAGGGGAGACCACTTCCAATACTTTTGCCTGGCAGGGAGATGAGCACTCTTGTTACAGATGGAGGTTTGCTATGCTTCCCAAGGGGCCTAAGATGTAAAAATGGCCAGAGACATTTCTTTTAAGCCAGAGGCAGTGGTACTGATTTCATCCTATTGAGAACATTTTCTTGGCTGAAATATCTAGGGCTGGCCTTTGATAGGACCAATTAAAGATGGGAATTCAAGGGCTAAcaatctctccctctcctctgtgTAACTTACCAGTCTGAGACAAGGCCTTTACTGCCCAAATTACTTCAGGACAAAGAGATCTGAAGACCCAGAGATTCCCTTTTGTTTACAAAGTCCCCAGGGCTCTGACCTCTTTGAAATGCTCCAGCAATGCCTTTAGGGGAGAAATCCCGCATCAGTATCCAGCTTGGCAGCTCCCCTAATTTGACATCCATGAGCTTCTTCTCCTTCACTGGTACTGAAAAGGAAGAGCAGAAAAAAACAGACTGCAAAATCTCCCAATAACACAAATAGCATCCTTTTGCATCACTTACTTAAACCTTTCAGAAAGGTGCATTCAATAATGTTGTTACATGGAAGCCACATATAAGTAATATTATGAATAACTATGTCACCAAATTCACTATTTTAAGCCAGAGTATATAATGGCACAACTGTTGCAGTGACACCTTTATTAACAAACAGATTTTGAATAACAGATTGCTGGGAGTAGCGATGTAAAAAGAGAACTATGGgccaagaggaagaaaataacCCAGTGGAGGACAGACTAGACAAGAGCACTTCAAAACTAGTATTTATCGCACACATATTAGGTCATTTAATCTTTGCACCAAGTAGCTGGTGCCTTTATTTTATGGTGGGAGGTGTGGGGGTGACTCAGAGAAGTTGGGCAACTTGGCCAACGTGACAGTGGAGTGGAGGCAGGACTCAACCTCAGATCTGACCCCCATGATCCTGAAGGCAACCTGATTTCTACCTCAAGCATCTTTCCTAGGACCAGACATCAAATGACTTGGTAAAACCACTCCAAATGATCCAATGGGCCCAGACCATATTTCACTGATAGTCTGGGGACAGAGGACACAAAGGGCTCCTGGCTGAGGTCCACCTGTACTCAGGTATGGGCTGAAAAGTAAAATAGGAAGGGGACCAGGGAGGGCAGGGGATGATGTGGGCTGTGAACATCCAAATGTTCCTAAGGAGGAACTGGTCTCCCTTCCCATTTCCTCCCTCTAGAGATCAACTTAAACTAGCTGCTTAGCAGATGCCCTCTTCAGGGCAGAGTCAAGGACAACCGTCCCTTTTTAAAGATGTCATAGGAAAAGCCAGACTAAACCACTCCAAGGTTTCTTCTCCATTTTGGGGATCCAAAGAAAGACTAAGGCTCCTCGAGCACGAACTTCAAGTCCATTGAGCAAACTGGGCCCAACCTCCCACCTAGACTCATCCAACAAATATAGAACACCTACTGTATGCCATGCAGCAGGCACTGTGGATACTGCACTGACCACAGCTGTCTACTTTCAGGAGCCAGCATTCTACCAGGAAGACAGCCATCTCATATCCACCCTGAACTCACTGTGCTTCAGCTAAACCCGACTGTTTCTCACATGCAATAGGATTATTTTCACCTGCAGGCCTCTAGATTTGCAGTGCCCCTGGATGGTCACAGGGCTATCTCCACTTACATGTCATCTCATAAAACACCTCCTTCCTAGCCCGCCAAATGTCAAGCGCCAgcacttccttcctttctgtatAACCCCTGAGCTCCAGTTCCCTAATCTGTAAAACGGTTTACTCCAAGGACTGAATGAGAATCTATGTAAAAGCATTCTGAACAGTGCTCAGACCCATAAGCTGTTATTATTACTGCTGAAATCTCATTAAGGTCTACattcaacataaaaaataaaaatttaaaaaagggtaGGCAATGAAATGGCATATAAACCCAACTGAAGACATTTTAAGCATATAGGATCTGAGGGATTAATTGAACCCTATAGTTCTTTTACAGATAAAAAACTGTGAttagtttggtaatatttttgaaatgtgaGAGAGTCTCAAATGAATTTCCGGATATGTTCCAAATCGCTGTTGCAAAGTTTACTGGCAGTGATATTAAGTTCAACACCACTTGAGAACGACCTGTACCTTTCTCTATCACCTTGCCTGCACTATTTCTAGAAAAGTTAAACAAGTACACCTCTTACATCCCAGTTTTGTCTTCACTTGGAATGGCAGGCTTATAGTCAAAGGATTATGATAATACATTTCTTCTTGAATGAGAACAGTCAGCACCTCTGCTACACTCTCAGTGTCTTCTTGCAGGCCATGAGGAATGCACACACATCATTCTAAAACCAACCAGCTTTAAGTACGGCAATGTGGTGGGGAGTGTCCGCTTAATGTGGAAGCAGAATGACAGAGTGCTGCTAGCTATTGACACTGGGTAACAATACAAAGCATGTGTCACGTTATTCCGTTTCCTTTGTATTTGaaatcataataaaaagtttaaaaacgattttaaaaatagaactatggtGAGGGAGATGTGCcaaagaaaaacagtattttaatgCAAAGTATGTTTAACAGGTATAAGcctggagacaaaaaaaaaaaaaaaatcaggtcacTTCTGGGCCAGTGAGGCTATTTTTTCATTCACATGaactatgaaaatatattctGCATTCTCATGACCACATTCAGGAGCTGGCATTGTGCCTTGGCATTGTCACAGAAGCCAAtgatttaaaacttatttttctacatatttaTATCTCTGCACTGTGAAGATAATGTTTCCTTAACCAAAACTAGGAAATTTATAAGCACAGAAAAATAAGTCACATTAGCTTTAAGGAGAGTCAAATACAGCACTACCACAAACGTCAAAGGAGCACTAGATTCATTATAGATAGATGCATCTACACTTACTGCAAGGATTTTTCTAGTAGAAGACAAAGTCCTCAGTCCCCGGCAGCCATCCTGGAACCCTCCCCCAACACTCCTCTGCTGCACATCCCTCTGCAGTCTGGCTCACATCCGCATAGAGTGGGGTGTGAGCAGAGCAGACCCTGGGGTCAAGGATTCCAGGTGTGTACCTCTGCACAAGTTACTGCcctctctgtgctttagtttcctCCTTGGTAAAATAAGACTAGGAATAGCACCCACCTCAGGACTTGGCTCTAAGCACTGTGTAAAtgggaatgatttttttttttgtatcattaatatacaattacatgagcaacactgtggttactagattccccccattatcaagtccccactacataccccattacagtcactgcccatcagcatagtaagatgctagagtcactatttgtcttttctgtgctatactgccttccctgtgctccccctctatattatgtgtgctaatcctaatgccccttattccccttctccctcccttcccacccacacccccagtccctttccctttggcaactgttagtccattcttgggttctgtgagtctgctgctgttttgttccttcagttttttctttgttgttatactccacagatgagtgaaatcatttggtacttgtctttctccacctggcttatttcactgagcataataccctctaactctatccagtttgttgcaaatggtaggatttgttttcttcttatggctgaataatactccattgtgtatatgtaccacatcttctttatccattcatcatctactgacagacacttaggttgcttccatttcttggccattgtaaatagtgctgcgataaacataggggtgcatatggtttcttgaaactgggctcctgtattgttagggtaaattcctaggagtggaattcctgggacaaatggtattcctattttgagttttttgaggaacctccatactgctttccacaatggttgaactaatttacattcccaccagcagtgtaggagggttcccctgtctctgcatcctcatgagcatttgttgtttctattcttttctatgttggccatcctaactggcatgaggtgatatctctttgtggttttaatttccatttccctgctaattagtgatgtgaaggaAGCATCCTTTCATATGCctattggtcatctgaatttccaTTTTGGAGAatcatctgttcatatcctccacccattttttaatagggttatttgctttttgggtgttgaggcgtgtgagttctttatatattttgaatgttaaccccttgggaaatgattattatttttctgCCTATGAGCTATCTGAAAGTGGGAGCATCCACACACATAGCTTCTGGTCATGACAGCATTTCAGAGAAGGCTGAGGAAAGACTGCAGGTTCGTGTGAGGGTAGGTGGCTACATGGTCTGATTTTATCACTTCAAGGAGCATACTGTCCACCTATATGGAGAGGCAAAGAAATGCCAAGTGTCTTCTGGGTGGTAAATCTGACCTAAGCATTGGCCAGAGCAGAGTTTAGGCTTTGCAGATCACACAAGGCCTCTGCAGCatgatcttttcctttttttaaatacatttttaaagaacaaaaatatgtTTCCAGGATGTACAACAAGAGGCCACAGAAAAATCAGCCACAGGCCACAGTTTGCCAACCCTTGGTTTCATCTACTGCTGTTAATGCATATTTACATCACTTTATTTGCTAATGAAACTCGTGGGTGTTATGTTCTGGGGACAGACACCATCTAAAAGATCATCAAAACGACAGCGCTCTTCACTACAACCCTCTGCTTAAATAAGATGCCAAGTTTCAATGCTTCCTTTTCACCTGTTGACTTGTTTAAACACAACCACCGTGGATAATCTCATGCCCATTTTTACGGATGAGAAAAACAGCGTCATTCTCATCTTTTTCTCCAGGCTGAGATTAATAATACAGAAACTGGGGTAAGACACACGTAGGTTAATCAAAACTCTGTCACATTCAATCTTTACACTGGGATCAACGTTCCCAGCACTGACTTCCTGATAAAGCTACTGCGAGGATCTAGGGCTTAAAACAAggtttctgtatttaaaaaaaacatcgtGCACAGTCCAATGAGTGCTGAGATTTATTACATGCGTGTCACCGAAAAGTCTCTGGTCATAAGGTCATCCTTGTGATTAAAGCTCACTTTGCCACGAGGCCCCAGACCCCTAGGATTGAATCCCAGCTCAACCCTCGCACTAGTAACCTTGAATAGgtcacctcacctctcagcctATTCAGCACCCTCTCAACATATATGCGTCGAATCTTACGTGGAGCCAGGCACCGGCCTAGCACTGGCTCCTCCTGGAGCTTaatctgagcttcaggtttaggATAGACAAATAATTGCGCGGGGTTCAATGCAAAGCACCTGGGTAGGGGCGGAACAAAAGCAGCTACTGcttagggaggaagggagggcggCCGAGGCGGCACATTCCCAACGTGCGGGGGCCTCAGGTGAAGCCGCGGCGAAGGCCCTGACCGAAGGGCAGAAGGCTCCGCAGCTCCCTCCCGTCCCACTGCAGCCCTGAACTCCGGGCCCCAGGCCCGGCTCCTGCCTTCAACCTGGCAGCCTAAACCGGCTCCGCAACTCACCGACTGACGCCATCTTGGAGTCCTGGGTGTCCGCTGCCCCGGCCGCGTGAGGGCTGCTGGGTAGGGAGCACGCGCACTGGCCGGCGCGGGGAGCAGAGGTTCACGGGAACCGACCCGGTAGCGATTGCTGCGAGGCTAAGGCTGCAAGGGCGCTGTGGGGTGAAGGGAGACGTCGGGGGAGGCCGAGCCCGGGACCCCGCAGGCGGGGTGGAGTGGGACTCAGCCTGGGCTTCCCATCCGGGAAGGGAGGAGGTTTGACGGGACCAAAATATGGAAAATCAGGGGAAAGGCCGGGATTGGCCTCCTGGCTTTCTTACTCTGTCGCCATAAATTTGTTGTGAGAGATGACAGGAACAATTCAAGACCCTTCCTTCCAACTGCTCTTGATGGGGGATGAGCTCAGATTTCAAGGAATTTCCAGTCACCAGGAAAAGCTTAGGCTTTAAATTGGTCCAAACCCATAGGCTATACACCGAGTGAATTCTAAGGTAAACTGTGGACCTTAAGTGATCATGATGTGTCCATGTAGGCTCATCTTtggttaaaaaagggaaaaaaagtgcCGTTCGGGCGAGTCATGTTGAAAGTGCAGATGCTATACATGTGTTGCGGTAGGGGGTATAAGGAAACTCTCCATACCTCCCTCTCAATTTTtcctaaacctaaaactgctctaaattatggcctttaaaaaaatgcatcaagTATTGGCCACAGGTTGCAGCTGCTATCATCTCTCTAGAAAGAACTTGAGCTGCAAGGTAACAGCCATGGTCTTCTACCGACTTGTCTGTCTGGGTTTTGTAGGACTGCTCtactctgtattttcttcttctggttcttgaattatttctttaTACCACTTAATCTCCTTTGATTGTCTTTGCTCATTTTCCT comes from the Manis pentadactyla isolate mManPen7 chromosome 10, mManPen7.hap1, whole genome shotgun sequence genome and includes:
- the ATP5MF gene encoding ATP synthase subunit f, mitochondrial, which produces MASVVPVKEKKLMDVKLGELPSWILMRDFSPKGIAGAFQRGYYRYYNKYVDVKKGSVAGISMVLAAYVLFNYCRCYKELKHERLRKYH